The stretch of DNA AACCCTGCTTCGTCAGCGCTTCGGCGATGTCCGCGTTCGTGACCGAACCGAACAGGCGGCCGTCGACGCCGGCCTTCTGCGCGACCTGGACGGTCAGACCGGCCAGCTTCTCGCCTTGTGCCTGAGCGCCAGCCAGCTTTTCGGCGGCGACCTTTTCGAGTTCCGCGCGGCGGACTTCGAATTCGGCGATCGCTTCCTTGGTCGCGCGGCGTGCGCGCTTTTGCGGGATCAGGAAGTTACGTGCGTAACCGTCCTTGACCTTGACGATGTCGCCCAGGTTGCCCAGATTGACGACTTTTTCGAGAAGAATGATCTGCATTCGGATGCTCCTTGTAGCGTCGCCTGATCAGGCCTTGTGCTGGTCGGTGTACGGCATCAGCGCGAGGAAACGCGCGCGCTTGATAGCCGTGTCCAGCTGACGTTGATAGTGGGCCTTCGTACCCGTCAGACGCGCCGGCGTGATCTTGCCGTTCTCGCCGATGAAGTCCTTCAGCGTTTCGATGTCCTTGTAGTCGATCTGCTCGACGCCAGCCGCCGTGAAGCGGCAGAACTTCTTGCGCTTGAAGAGCGGGTTTTGTTGCTGACGACGCTTGTCGAATTTCTTACCAGTCGGGCGGGCCATGATTAGTCCTTTCCTGTGCCTTGCATTTCGGTGATATGAAACACCAGGGTTCGCGCGTTGCGGCTTTTCTTCGCGAGGAAGCCGGTGAAGAGCGTCTCGACGCCCATCTCGCAGCTTTCCAGCTTGCCGCTCGCCTCGCCGGCGGCCACCGCCGGCATCGTCAGTTCGACCTGGCGGCGAATGCCGGCCTCGACGACTTCGGTGCGGTGTTGCAACGTGCAGCTTGCGATCGGAACGCCGGCGGGGGTGTACCGCACCGGTTCGCGTTCGACGACGCTGGCCGTGAGTTGCAGCCTGTTCACGTGGCGGCGCTATGTTCCCTGATGCGTATCGTTAAGCCTGCGCTTCGGTCGGCTGGGCAGCCGCCTTCTTGGCTTCTTCGCGCTGAACTTCCTTCATCATCGGCGACGGGCCGGTTTCGGCCTTCTTCTGCTTGACGATGAGGTGACGCAGCACGGCGTCGTTGAACTTGAACGCGTGCTCCAGCTCTTCGAGCGTGGGCTGATCGCATTCGATGTTCATGCAGACGTAGTGAGCCTTCGCGAGCTTTTCGATCATGTAGGCCAGTTGACGGCGGCCCCAGTCCTCGATGCGGTGGATCTGGCCACCGTGCGACGTGATCGTCGACTTGTAGCGTTCGATCATCGCGGGCACCTGTTCGCTCTGGTCCGGGTGCACGATGAAGACGATTTCGTAGTGACGCATACACACTCCTTGTGCTTACTTGCGGATTAAAGCCGCCCGGGCGTCCGTTCCGGTGCGGCAAGTGAGAAGCCGAAGATTCTAACCCGCCCGGCAGTCTCGCGCAACGATTTTCACCGGCTGGCGCACTGAATCCGGCGTGTTTTCAAAGACTTGGCCGGGATCGGCGGCGCTCCGGCGCGGTTTCGCCGCGTGTGGACGTCCCGCGTGGCCCTTTTTCAGCGCGCTTCAGCCGCCGTGCAGCCTCGCGTCGAGCGCCGAGCGGAACGCCGCCAGCACGTCCGGTCCCGCGTCCGTCACCGCCCACCACGTCATGCCGCCGTCCTGCCAGCGCGCGAGCGCGAAACCGTCGTTCGCGGACGGCGGCGCGGCAGGCGCCGCCGTCCGTGCGCCTGGCGGGAACACATAAACGTCGATCACGTGCTTCCGGTACCGGTAGACCAGCACCGCGACCCGCTCGCGCCCCACATAATCGAGCCGGCCGCCGGCGAGCGGAAAACCCGCGGCCGCGAGGTCCTCGACCGGCGGCGCGTAGTCGATGCGGCCATTGAACCACGGCTTCACCGTATGCCGGTCCGACGACGGCACGTCGAGATCGCGGCCGGACAGTTGCGCGCGCACGTGGCTCGCGACCAGTTCGTCGACGAACGCGCCCGCGCCGCCGGAATTGCGCAGGCCCGACGTGACGGCCGTTGCGACAAGCGCCAGCGCGAGCAACGCCGCGACGACCCAGCCCGCAGCGGGGGCCGCGCCGATGCGCGCACCGGTCGCCGGGTGGCCGCCGCCCAACGGCCGCAGCAGATCGCGCCAGGCTGAGCGCCGCCGCCGGGCCGCACGCGCCGCGCCGCCCATCGCGGATTCCCCGACAACCGGGTCGGGCGACACGTCTGCCCCATCTTCCACCGCGCCCAACGCGGCGATGATCCCCGCGCCGAGTCCAGCTGGCGCCCGATGGTACGTCGCAGCCCGCACCGCCTGCCCGACCGTCAATACTGCGTCGGCCGCACGCCGGCAGTCCGCGCAGCCCGCCAGATGCTCGCGCACCCGCCATTCGTCGCCGGCCGACAGTTCGCGATCGACGCTTGCGCCGACAAGCGGCCGCGTTTCGTCACAGTTCATCGCGTGTCTCCCGTTGGCCCGCGTCCCGGCCGTCGAATCCCGCCGCGCGCCCGCAACCGTCTTCGGCGGCCGGCACGCCGCGCCCCGGCGCCGCGCACTGACAGGCCGCCGAACCGATCTTCGCCAGGCCCGCCGCCTCCTGCGGCGTCGCCCGGCCGTGGGCCGCCGCGCCGCCCGCGGCCCGCGCGCGCTCCGCGCCGAGCAGCGCCGCGAGACGCGAGCGCCCGCGCGCGAGCCGCGACATCACCGTGCCGACCGGCACGTCGACGATCGCGGCGATCTCGCGGTAGCTCAATTCCTCCATCTCCCGCAGGATCATCACCTCGCGATATTCGGCCGGCAGGCGCTCCAGCGCATCGTGCACGCGCGCTGCGTCCTGCGCGCGGATCGCGAGCGTCTCCGGATCGACGCCGCCGGTGTCCCAGCCGTCCGGCGGCGCGTCGTCGCGCGCGTCGTCGAACTCGGCCGTCTCCGCCGCCGACGCGCGCCGGCGCCACTCGTCGTACCACACCCGCCGCACGATCGCGAGCAGCCACGGACGCGCGCTGTCGCCGCGAAACGAGTCGAAGAAGCGGAACGCGCGCAGATACGCGTCCTGCACGATGTCCTCCGCGTCGCCGGCATTGCGCGACAGCCAGCGCGCGAGGTTGTACGCGGCGTCCAGATGCGGCAGCGCGAGCGCCTCGAAGCGGCGACGACGCGACACGTCGGCGGCCAACGCGCCGCCCGCGTCATGCGGGTCTCGCGCGCTGTCCGCATCGGCCGACTGTCCGCCCGCGGATTCGCCCATCTGTCGCCTCCCGCGTTGATCGCACCGAATGCCGCAACGGGTCCGCCACGCCGGCCGCCCGTCCCGCGCCCACTCCCGCTGCCCAACAGCAGCGCAACCGCCACCCAGCCGCCACCCAGCCGCCGCTCCTCGCCACCGATGCGCATTACCACCGTGCGGGCCAGTTTATTCCCGCGCAGACAGCGTCGAACGAAAAATAAAGCGGGAATGCGCGGCGCGCGAAGCCGGTACGACACGCACGTTCACCCGACCGGAGACAGCCATGTCCCTCCCCCTGAAACGCCGCGATTTCCTGCGCCTCGCCGCCGCCGGCGGCGGCGTCGCGTTCGCATCCGCGCTGCCCGGCTGGGCCGCCGGCCGCGACGCGGAGTTCTTCTTCGTTCAACTGTCCGATGCGCACTGGGGCTTCAGCGGCCCGGCCGTGAATCCGGACGCGCAAGGCACGCTGCCGAAGGCGGTCGCGGCCGTCAACGCGCTGCCCGCCGCGCCGGATTTCGTCGTGTTCACCGGCGACCTCACGCACACGACCGACGACCCCGCCGTGCGCCGCGCGCGGATGCGGGAATTCCAGGCGATCGTCGCGGGGCTGCGCGCGAAGCCGCTATATCTGATGCCCGGCGAGCACGACGCGAGCCTCGACAACGGCGAAGCATTCCGCGAACTGTTCGGCCCGACGCACTACACGTTCGACCGTCGCGGCGTGCATTTCGTCGTGCTGGACAACGTGTCGGACCCGGCCGGCCAGGTCGGCGACGCGCAGCTCGCGTGGCTCGCGGACGATCTCGCGCGGCAGCCGCGCGACGCGCGCATTGTCGTGTTCACCCATCGGCCCCTGTTCGACCTCGCGCCGCAATGGGACTGGGCGACGCGCGACGGCGCGCAGGCGATCGCGCTGCTCCAGCAGCACGAGAACGTCACCGTGTTCTACGGCCACATCCACCAGGAGCATCACGCGATGACCGGCAACGTCGCGCATCACGCGGCGCGCTCGCTGATGTTTCCGCTGCCCGCGCCGAACTCGCAGCCGAAACGGCTGCCGGTGCAGTGGGACGCGGCCGCGCCGTACAAAGGACTCGGCTGGCGCACCGTCGAAGTGGACGCCGCGCCGCAGGCGTTCGCGCTGACCGAGAAGCCGATCCGTAATCCGGCGACGTGAGATGAAAACCGCCCCCACAACCCGTCGCGGCAACGGGCAAACGATGCCGCCATCCGGCATGCAATCCCATACGTCTGCGCTCGCGCTGTCGCGACGCCGCTGGCTGTTCGCGGCCGCCGCCGGCGCGGCCGCGCTGCTGCGCGTCGATGCGCGCGCGGCGCCGCGCGTGATCCGCATTCACGCGCGGCGCTTCGTGTTCACGCCGGACCGGATCGCGCTCGCGCCGCACGAACGCGTGCTGTTCGAACTGACCGCCGGGGACACGCTGATGGGTTTCTCGATCCCGCAGTTCGGCGTGCGCGCCGACGTGCCGCCCGGCGCCGTCGTGCAACTCGCGGCCGAGGCCGGCGACGCGGGCAGCGTGCCGTTCCTGTGCGACATCTTCTGCGGATCGGGGCACGAGACGATGAACGGCATGATCGTCGTCGGCTAATCAGGCTGACCAGGCCGAAGGCCGTGTTACGCCTCGCCGCCCCAGTAACCCGGCTGCGCGTACACGTCCTTCAGATAGTCGATGAAGTAGCGGACCTTCGCCGGCACGTAACGCTGCTGCGGATACACCGCGAGGATGTCGTAGTCCGGCAGCGCGTATTCGTCGAGCACCGTCTCCAGTTCGCCGCGCGCGAGCTGCTGCTCGATTTCCCACGTCGAGCGCCAGCCGAGCCCGAGTCCTTCGGATACCCAACGGTGCAGCAGTTCGCCGTCGTTGCAGTCGAGCGTGCCGCCGACGCGCACCGTCGCGAGCTTGCCGTTGCGCCGGAAGTACCAGCCGCGGTTCTGCCCGCCCTGAAGGTTGAACGCGAGGCAGTTGTGCTTCGGCAGGTCTTCGAGCGTCTTCGGCCGGCCGTGTTTTTTGAAGTACGCAGGCGTGCCGCAGACGACGCGCCGGTTCGACGCGAGTTTCACCGCGACGAAGTTCGGATCGACCGCGCCGCCGATCCGGATCGACAGGTCATAACCTTCGCGGACCAGATCGACGACGCGGTCGGTCAGGTTGAACGACACCTGCAATTCGGGCTTGTCCGCGAGGAACACGGGCGCGAGCGGCGCGACATGCTTGCGCCCGAACGCGGCCGGCGCGGACACGATCAGATGCCCGCTGACCGCGCGCCGCCCGACGGTCAGTTCGTTCTCCGCCTGGTCCCAGTCCGAAAGCAGGCCGCGGCAGCGTTCGAGAAACGCGGCGCCCTCCTCGCTGACGACGAGCCGCCGCGTCGAACGGTAGATCAGCTTCACGCCGAGCCGCTTTTCGAGCGCGTCGATCCGCCGGCCGAGGATCACCGGCGACACCCCCTCCTCCAGCGCCGCCGCCGCGAGGCTGCCCGCGTCCGCGACCTTCACGAACGTTTCGATCTGCTTGAAGCGGTCCATCAGCCGTCTCCTGAACGCCGCCGCAGCGGCATTCGATACTTTTAGTTTCGGAATAAGCGACCCGGACTGATCTTATCAAACCTTTCCCGGCGCCCTACAGTGCATCTCAACCGTGCCGTCGCGCACGTCCCGTCGTCACCTGAAGGAGACCTTCATGGCCAGAATGAGAGCTGTCGATGCCGCGGTGCTGGTGCTCGAAAAAGAAGGCATCGATACCGCTTTCGGCGTGCCGGGCGCGGCGATCAACCCGCTGTACTCGGCGCTGAAAAAAGCCGGCGGCATCACGCACGTGCTCGCCCGCCACGTCGAAGGCGCGTCGCACATGGCCGAGGGCTACACGCGCGCCGCGCCCGGCAACATCGGCGTGTGCATCGGCACGTCCGGGCCGGCCGGCACCGACATGATCACCGGCCTCTATTCGGCGTCCGCCGACTCGATCCCGATCCTCGCGATCACCGGTCAGGCGCCGCGCGCACGGCTCTACAAGGAAGACTTCCAGGCCGTCGACATCGAGTCGATCGCGAAACCGGTCACCAAGTGGGCCGTCACCGTGCGCGAGCCGGCGCTCGTGCCGCGCGTGTTCCAGCAGGCGTTTCATCTGATGCGTTCGGGCCGTCCCGGCCCGGTGCTGGTCGATCTGCCGATCGACGTGCAACTGGCGGAGATCGAGTTCGACATCGACACGTATGAACCGTTGCCCGTGTACAAGCCGAAGGCGACGAGAAAGCAGATCGAGGCCGCGCTGGAGATGCTGAATGCGAGCGAACGGCCGCTGATCGTCAGCGGCGGCGGCGTGCTCAACGCGGCGGCCGAGGATCTGCTGGTGAAGTTCGCGGAAACGGTCGGCGTGCCGGTGATCCCGACGCTGATGTCGTGGGGTGCGATTGCCGACGACCATCCGCTGATGGCCGGCATGGTCGGCCTGCAAACGTCGCATCGCTACGGCAACGCGACGATGCTCGCGTCGGACTTCGTGCTCGGCATCGGCAACCGCTGGGCGAACCGCCATACCGGCAGCGTCGAGGTCTACACGAAAGGCCGCAAGTTCGTGCACGTCGATATCGAACCGACGCAGATCGGCCGCGTGTTCGGCCCCGATCTCGGCATCGTGTCCGACGCGAAGGCGGCGCTCGAACAGTTCGTCGAGGTCGCGGGCGAATGGAAGGCGGCTGGCAAGCTGAAGGATCGCCGCGCATGGGTGGCCGAATGCCAGGAACGCAAGCGCACGATGCATCGCAAGACCCACTTCGACAACGAGCCGATCAAGCCGCAGCGCGTGTACGAGGAAATGAACAAGGCGTTCGGCCGCGACACCTGCTACGTGAGCACGATCGGGCTGTCGCAGATCGCCGGCGCGCAGTTCCTGCACGTGTACAAGGCGCGCAACTGGATCAACTGCGGCCAGGCCGGCCCGCTCGGCTGGACGATTCCCGCCGCGCTCGGCGTGCGCGCGGCCGATCCGGCCCGGCCGATCGTCGCGCTGTCCGGCGACTACGACTTCCAGTTCATGATCGAGGAACTGGCGGTTGGCGCGCAGTTCAAGCTGCCGTACGTGCACGTCGTCGTGAACAACTCGTACCTCGGGCTGATCCGCCAGGCGCAGCGCCAGTTCGACATGGATTTCTGCGTGCAGCTCGCGTTCGAGAACATCAACGCGCCGGAGGTGAACGGCTACGGCGTCGATCATGTCGCGGTGGCCGAAGGCCTCGGCTGCAAGGCGCTGCGCGTGTTCAAGCCCGAAGAGATCGCGCCGGCGCTGAAGAAGGCGCAGTCGATGCTGTCCGAGTTCAACGTGCCCATCGTCGTCGAGGTGATCCTGGAGCGCGTGACGAACATCGCGATGGGCGCGGAGATCGACGCGATCAACGAGTTCGAAGAGCTTGCGGAACGGCTGGAAGAAGACGCGCCGACCGCACTGACCTCGCCGGCCTGACCGGCGACGCCACGCGCGCAGCGCAGCCGGGCCACGCTGCGCGGCGCGCCGACGATTCATCCACTGACCGACCAGAGAGACGCACCATGCCTAAATTCGCAGCGAACCTGACGATGCTGTTCAACGAAGTGCCGTTCCTCGACCGCTTCGCGGCGGCCGCCGACGCGGGTTTCGACGCGGTCGAATTCCTGTTCCCCTATCCGTATGCGGCGGCGGAGATGGCCGAGCGCCTGAATGCGAACCACCTGAAGCTGGTGCTGCACAACCTGCCCGCCGGCAACTGGGACGCGGGCGAACGCGGCATCGCATGTCTGCCGGACCGCACGGGCGAGTTCCAGGAAGGCGTCGGCCGCGCGATCGACTACGCGAAGGCGCTGAACGTGCCGCAACTGAACTGCCTCGTCGGCATCCCGACCGCCGGCCTCGACCGCGACACCGCGCTTGCAACGATCGTCGACAACCTGCGCTTCGCGGCCGATGCGCTGAAGCGCGAGCGCATCCGGCTGCTCGTCGAGCCGTGCAACTCGTACGACATTCCCGGCTTCGCGCTGAACCGTTCGGCGGACGCGCTCGCGGTGATCGACCAGGTCGGCTCGGACAACCTGTTCCTGCAATACGACATCTATCACATGCAGCGGATGGAAGGCGAACTGGCCGCGACGATCAAAAAACACTTCGCGAGGATCGCGCACGTGCAACTGGCCGACAACCCCGGGCGCAACGAACCGGGCACCGGCGAAATCCACTACCCGTTCCTGTTCGAACTGCTCGATACGCTCGGCTACGACGGTTACGTCGGCTGCGAGTACAAGCCGCGCACGACGACCCCGGAAGGCCTCGGCTGGCTGCGCGCCGCGCAGCAGCGCTCGGCCGCGCTCGCGTGAGCGGCCCCGGCCTGCTTCGGCCGCATCGCTTCGAACCTCAAGACACCTGACGGAGAAACACAGATGGCAAAGATCGGCTTTATCGGCCTCGGCATCATGGGCTCGCATATGGCGCGCAACCTGATCAAGGGCGGTCACTCGCTGTTCGTGAACGGCAAATACCCGGTGCCGGACGACCTGGCCGGGCAGACCACCGTGCTCGCCGACTCGACGGCGATCGCGCAGGCAGCGGACATCGTGATCGCGATGGTCCCGGACACGCCCGACGTCGCGAACGTGCTGTTCGCGGACGACGGCGTCGCGAAAGGCCTGTCGGCGGGCAAACTCGTGATCGACATGAGTTCGATCTCGCCGCTGGACACGCAGCAGTTCGCGAAGCAGATTAATGCGCTCGGCTGCGACTACCTCGACGCGCCGGTGTCCGGCGGCGAGGTCGGCGCGCGCGACGCGACGCTGACGATCATGGTCGGCGGCCCGCAGCGCGCGTTCGACACGGCGAAACCGCTGTTCGACCTAATGGGCAAGAACATCTCGCTGATCGGCGACAACGGCGCGGGACAGACCTGCAAGGTCGCGAACCAGATCATCGTCGCGCTGAACATCGAGGCGGTCGCGGAGGCGCTGCTGTTCGCCGCGCGCTCGGGCGCCGATCCGGAACGCGTGCGCCGCGCGCTGATGGGCGGCTTCGCGTCGTCGCGGATTCTCGAAGTACACGGCGAGCGGATGACGAAACGCACGTTCAACCCGGGCTTCCGGATCGAACTGCACCAGAAGGACCTGAACCTCGCGCTCGACGGCGCGCGCAAGCTCGGGCTGTCGCTGCCGCACACCGCGAGCGCGCAGCAATTGTTCAGCGCGTGCTTCGCGAACGGCGGCAAGGCGTGGGATCACTCGGCGATGATCCGCGCGCTCGAACTGATGGCGAACTTCGAGATCGCCGACGCGCCGGATGCGCGGGCGAAGGCCGCGTAACGCGTCCGGCCGCGTTACGTCGCGCCGTGACGATGCGACGCGCATCTTCCGAAAGAAACAGAAGGACGTGGCAACCGCGCGCAACGCGCGGCTGCCGAGGTGGGGCGCTCCGCGGCGGCGATGGTCGCCGCGGGGCAAATCGGGCCGCTCTGGGCTGAGGGCGGCCAGTGGTAGGTGGGGTCCGCAGCGGCGCCCGGTGACGATGGGGAAGCCTTGGTCGGTCAGACATCGTCTCCGGGTGTCCGCCTGTCGGATTGCAGCACAGCGACGTATTCGCCGCCTACCTACGATCAGCGCGATCCGACGCGACGTTTCACAACAGGCGGCCGTCACGCCCGCGCGGACCGCGCATTTGTTAAAGATCGGCCACCTTTCTTCCGGCTGTCGCGTACCGGGTGTACCGTAACCGCTCCGAGTGTTTCTCAACCCCTGAAGGAGCGTGATCGATGGGTATCCTCAACTTCATCAAGGAAGCCGGCGAAAAACTGTTCGGCAGCGCGCCCGCCGCCGCACCGTCCGCGGACGAAGTGAACCAGAAGGCCGCCGACGCGATCGTCGCGTACGTCCGCGCGCAGAATCTCAGCGTGGACGGCCTTGGCGTCACGTTCGACAGCGCGACGCATACCGTCACCGTGACGGGCACCGCGCCGGACCAGGCAACGAAGGAAAAAATCCTCGTCGCGGCCGGCAACGTGCAGAACGTCGACAAGGTGGACGACCAGTTGAGCGTCACGGCCCCGGCGCCGGCCGCGCAGTTCCATACCGTCGTCGCCGGCGACAACCTGTGGAAGATCGCCGAGAAATACTATGGCAGCGGCGCGAAGAACGACGTGATCTTCCAGGCGAACACGCCGATGCTGAAGAGCCCGGACAAGATCTATCCGGGTCAGGTGCTGGTGATTCCGCCGCAGCCGTAACGCGCGGTTTCCTCCCATACCGCTGCGTGCCTGCTGACGCGGGCGCGCAGCGGCTTCCGCAGCGAACTCAATACAATTCAATACGTATCGAACACCTGCTGCAACGCCGCCGCGCCCGCATGGCCCGCGGCCAGCGCGAGCATCAGCAGCACGCGCGCCTTGTACGGATTCAGCGTACCCGCCGACACGAACCCGAGCGCGCCGTCCTGCGCCGCGCCATTGCGCATCACGTGGCCCGAGCCGGTGCGCGACGCACGCACGATCGCGACGCCCTGCGCGGCTGCATCCGCGAGCGCCTGTTGCAGTGTCGCGTGAAGCGAGCCGTTGCCGGTTCCCGCGACGACGATCCCACGCACGCCCGCCACCACCAGCGCATCGACCGCGGCGCGCGACACGCCCGCATAACTCGCGACGATCTCGACCTGCGGCCACTGCGCGCCGATCACGAACGCCGAATCGACCGTGTGCGGACGCAGCGCGCGCCGCTGGAATTCGACGCGTCCGTCCTGCACCCATCCCAGCGCGCCGACCTCCGGTGACTGAAACGCATCGACCGCATAGGTGCTGACCTTCGTCACGTCGCGCGCACAATGAATCCGGTTGTTGAACGCGACCAGCACGCCCTGCCCCGCCGCCGCGTTCGCAGCGACCGTGACCGCGTTCAGCAGGTTCAGCGGACCGTCCGCCGACAACGCGGACGCCGGCCGCATCGCGGCCGTCATCACGACCGGCTTCGTGCCCTTCACGGTCAGATGCAGCAGGTATGCGGTTTCTTCGAGCGTATCCGTGCCATGTGTAATCACGACACCGTCGACGTCGTCGCTCGCGAGCAGCGCGTTCACGCGCTGCGCGAGCTGAGTCCACAGCGCGAGCGGCATGTCCTTGCTGTCGATGCTCGCCACCTGCTCCGCGTGAATCCGCGCGATCGCGCCGAGACCCGGCACCGCGTCGAGCAACTGGCCGACGCCGATCACGCCGGCCTGATAACCGGCAGTGTTCGTCGCGTCGGGCGCCGCGCCGGCGATCGTGCCGCCGGTCGCGAGCACGGCGATGCGCGGCAGCGTATGCGCCGGCGTCGGAGAAGAGGAAGGAGTGACGGGTGTGTTCATGGCGGCGATTGTAAGCGATCCGACGCCGCGCGCGATCCGTCCGAACGGCCAACGGATGCCGCGCTACCCGTCCGTTCCAGTCATATGAACCGGCAGTAACAGAGGCCGCGTGAAAACCGCGCGCGGCCCCCTTCGCTTACGCGATCTCGCGCAATTGGGCCGCGATCTGCTGTTCGTTCAGATGCGGCGCGAACATCTCGATCAACCGGTAGGCGTACTGGCGCAGGAACGCGCCCTTGCGCAGACCGACGCGCGTCGTGCTCGCCTCGAACAGATGCTGCGTGTCGAGCGCGACGAGTTCGGTGTCGCGCTTCTCGTCGTAGGCCATCGCCGCGACGACGCCGATCCCCATTCCGAGTTCGACGTAGGTCTTGATCACGTCCGCATCGATCGCGGTCAGCACGACGTCCGGCAGCGCGCCCGCCTTCGCGAACGCCTGGTCGATGTGCGAGCGGCCCGTGAAGTCCTGGTCGTACGTGATGATCGGGTATTCGGCGATCTCTTCGAGCGTCAGGTTCTCGCGGCCGACGAGCGGATGCCCCTTCGGCACGACGACCACGTGATGCCACGAGTAGCACGGGAACGTGACGATGTCCGGATAACGGTCGAGCGCCTCGGTCGAGATGCCGATGTCCGCCTCGCCGTTGATGATCATCTGCGCGATCTGCTGCGGGTTGCCCTGGCGCAGCGCGAGATGCACCTTCGGGAACACCTCGGTGAACTTGTGCACGACCTTCGGCAGCGCGTAACGCGCCTGCGTGTGCGTGGTCGCGACGACGAGGTGGCCGCTGTCCTGATCCGCGAACTGGCGCGCGACGCGGCGCAGGTTCTCCGCGTCGAGCAGCATCCGCTCGATCAATTGATGCACCGCCTTGCCCGGCTCGGTGAGCCCCGTCAACCGCTTGCCGCGGCGGATGAAGATATCGACGCCGAGTTCGTCTTCGAGGTCCTTGATCTGCTTCGACACGCCCGACTGCGACGTGTACAGCACGTTCGCGACTTCGGTCAGGTTCATGTTCTGCCGCACGGCTTCGCGCACGAAGCGCAATTGCTGGAAATTCATGTTCTTGTCTCCGGTACAGCCGAAGGTTGGTTTAATACGCGGTCACTGCGCGGGAAACACGCGCAACGCGCGCGGCACCGCGGTCACGCCGTCGCCGACTTCGAGGCGCAGCGCGCGCCACGCCTCGCGGTCCAGTTGCGCTTCGAGCGCGCCGCCGGTGCGGCTTTCGAGTTCGATCCGCACCGAGCCGCCGAGCGGCACCACGCGCCGCACGTCGACGACGATGCCGTCGCGATGGCCGGTGTCCTGCGGATACAGCACGAGGTCGTGCGGCCGCACGTACGCGAGCGCCGGGCCTTCGAACGTCGATTGCACCTCGATCCCCTGTGCGGCGCCGTCCGCGACGAAACCGCGGCCGTCAACGTGGCCGCGCAGCCGGTTTGCCGCGCCGAGGAACTCGTAGACGAACGCGGTCTGCGGATGGTCGTACACGTCCTGCGGGCTGCCGACCTGCTCGACGTGACCCCGGTTCAGCACGACGATCCGGTCCGCGACTTCGAGCGCCTCTTCCTGGTCGTGTGTGACGAAGATCGTCGAGATGTGCAGGTCGTCGTGCAGCCGGCGCAGCCAGCTACGCAGTTCCTTGCGGACCTTCGCGTCGAGCGCGCCGAACGGCTCGTCGAGCAGCAGCACCTTCGGCTCGACCGCGAGCGCGCGCGCGAGCGCGATCCGCTGCCGCTGGCCGCCGGACAGCTCGGACGGGTACCGCTGCGCGAGCCAGTCCAGTTGCACGAGCTTCAGCAGTTCGTGCACCTTCTCGCGGATCGTCGCCTCGGACGGCCGCTCGTAGAGCGGCTTCACGCGCAGCCCGAACGCGACGTTCTCGAACACCGTCATGTGCCGGAACAGCGCGTAATGCTGGAACACGAAACCGACCTGGCGCTCGCGC from Paraburkholderia caballeronis encodes:
- the hyi gene encoding hydroxypyruvate isomerase, translating into MPKFAANLTMLFNEVPFLDRFAAAADAGFDAVEFLFPYPYAAAEMAERLNANHLKLVLHNLPAGNWDAGERGIACLPDRTGEFQEGVGRAIDYAKALNVPQLNCLVGIPTAGLDRDTALATIVDNLRFAADALKRERIRLLVEPCNSYDIPGFALNRSADALAVIDQVGSDNLFLQYDIYHMQRMEGELAATIKKHFARIAHVQLADNPGRNEPGTGEIHYPFLFELLDTLGYDGYVGCEYKPRTTTPEGLGWLRAAQQRSAALA
- a CDS encoding CysB family HTH-type transcriptional regulator; this translates as MNFQQLRFVREAVRQNMNLTEVANVLYTSQSGVSKQIKDLEDELGVDIFIRRGKRLTGLTEPGKAVHQLIERMLLDAENLRRVARQFADQDSGHLVVATTHTQARYALPKVVHKFTEVFPKVHLALRQGNPQQIAQMIINGEADIGISTEALDRYPDIVTFPCYSWHHVVVVPKGHPLVGRENLTLEEIAEYPIITYDQDFTGRSHIDQAFAKAGALPDVVLTAIDADVIKTYVELGMGIGVVAAMAYDEKRDTELVALDTQHLFEASTTRVGLRKGAFLRQYAYRLIEMFAPHLNEQQIAAQLREIA
- the lysM gene encoding peptidoglycan-binding protein LysM, with the translated sequence MGILNFIKEAGEKLFGSAPAAAPSADEVNQKAADAIVAYVRAQNLSVDGLGVTFDSATHTVTVTGTAPDQATKEKILVAAGNVQNVDKVDDQLSVTAPAPAAQFHTVVAGDNLWKIAEKYYGSGAKNDVIFQANTPMLKSPDKIYPGQVLVIPPQP
- a CDS encoding 2-hydroxy-3-oxopropionate reductase, producing MAKIGFIGLGIMGSHMARNLIKGGHSLFVNGKYPVPDDLAGQTTVLADSTAIAQAADIVIAMVPDTPDVANVLFADDGVAKGLSAGKLVIDMSSISPLDTQQFAKQINALGCDYLDAPVSGGEVGARDATLTIMVGGPQRAFDTAKPLFDLMGKNISLIGDNGAGQTCKVANQIIVALNIEAVAEALLFAARSGADPERVRRALMGGFASSRILEVHGERMTKRTFNPGFRIELHQKDLNLALDGARKLGLSLPHTASAQQLFSACFANGGKAWDHSAMIRALELMANFEIADAPDARAKAA
- the gcl gene encoding glyoxylate carboligase; amino-acid sequence: MARMRAVDAAVLVLEKEGIDTAFGVPGAAINPLYSALKKAGGITHVLARHVEGASHMAEGYTRAAPGNIGVCIGTSGPAGTDMITGLYSASADSIPILAITGQAPRARLYKEDFQAVDIESIAKPVTKWAVTVREPALVPRVFQQAFHLMRSGRPGPVLVDLPIDVQLAEIEFDIDTYEPLPVYKPKATRKQIEAALEMLNASERPLIVSGGGVLNAAAEDLLVKFAETVGVPVIPTLMSWGAIADDHPLMAGMVGLQTSHRYGNATMLASDFVLGIGNRWANRHTGSVEVYTKGRKFVHVDIEPTQIGRVFGPDLGIVSDAKAALEQFVEVAGEWKAAGKLKDRRAWVAECQERKRTMHRKTHFDNEPIKPQRVYEEMNKAFGRDTCYVSTIGLSQIAGAQFLHVYKARNWINCGQAGPLGWTIPAALGVRAADPARPIVALSGDYDFQFMIEELAVGAQFKLPYVHVVVNNSYLGLIRQAQRQFDMDFCVQLAFENINAPEVNGYGVDHVAVAEGLGCKALRVFKPEEIAPALKKAQSMLSEFNVPIVVEVILERVTNIAMGAEIDAINEFEELAERLEEDAPTALTSPA
- a CDS encoding asparaginase gives rise to the protein MNTPVTPSSSPTPAHTLPRIAVLATGGTIAGAAPDATNTAGYQAGVIGVGQLLDAVPGLGAIARIHAEQVASIDSKDMPLALWTQLAQRVNALLASDDVDGVVITHGTDTLEETAYLLHLTVKGTKPVVMTAAMRPASALSADGPLNLLNAVTVAANAAAGQGVLVAFNNRIHCARDVTKVSTYAVDAFQSPEVGALGWVQDGRVEFQRRALRPHTVDSAFVIGAQWPQVEIVASYAGVSRAAVDALVVAGVRGIVVAGTGNGSLHATLQQALADAAAQGVAIVRASRTGSGHVMRNGAAQDGALGFVSAGTLNPYKARVLLMLALAAGHAGAAALQQVFDTY